In Haliaeetus albicilla chromosome 22, bHalAlb1.1, whole genome shotgun sequence, the genomic window GCAGCGCCAGGCTCTCGGGGGGGacccgcggccgccccggctCCGTCCTTTCGCACCTCTCCTTTCGGCTTTCCGGCCCCTTGCCCGTCTTGGGCAGCCGCCCCTCGGCCCCGCTGCTCTTCTCCCCCTCGGCCTTGGCCCCGCCGGCCAGCAGCGACATGacgggcagccccagcccggccGCGAAGGGCGAGGGCAGCAGCGGGCTCTTGGCCAAGTTCAGGGGGCCGCCGTTGAGGGGCAAGacggggccgggcagggcgccggcagccccgcagcccaAAGCGCTGAGGTCGAGCGGTGCCGGGGCCAAAGGGATGGGCAAcgccggcagccccgggggagCGAAGAGGGCGGCAGGGTTGGGGATCACAAGCTGCGCCCCGTTAACGTAGGGCACTTCTGCCGAACCCAGGGGCGTTTTGGGAGGTGGGTGGACCTTGAGCATCTCCGGGTGCTCGGGAGAGACAAAATGGCCGTGAGCTTTGATGTGCTTGCGGAGGGAGCTGGGGTCGGTGTAGCGCTTGTGGCAGCCCGGCATCTTGCAGGAGTAGGGCTTCTCCACGTAGTGGGTGCGGGTGTGCTTGAAGCGGTCGCTGGAGTTGGAGTAACGCTTGTTGCAGCCTTCGTAGGGGCAGATGTAGGGCTTCTCGCCTGCAGGATGGCACAGTGCCAGGTCTGCCGGGGCGGCACGGCCAGCCCTGCCAGGTCCCCTGtgtcccacccccccccacgaGCCTCCCCGCTCCCCAGGGCGAGTGCGGTGGCCAGCGCTGACCTGTGTGCGAGCGGTTGTGGATTTTCAGGTTCTCCAGGCGGGAGAAGCTCTTGTTGCAGGTGGGGCAGCGGTGCGGCTTCTCGTTGGTGTGCGTCCGGATGTGGATCAGCATCTTGTACCTGCCAGGGTCGGGGGGACGTCGGTGTGAGGGGGTCAGCCTTGGCCCCCAGGGCACCTCCTTGTCCCTGTGCCctggcttttggggggggggggcgacaaCAGGGACATCCAGTCCAGCACAGTCATCCGGCCCCCCCAGGACCTTGCACACCATGCCGaagggctggctggctggctggaaaCCTCCCCCAGCGCAGCCCCCAGTGCTGGGCTCCTGTCTCCCCACAGCGACTCAGAGCAGCCCCCCCAAGGACCCCAGAGCCCCCTCCCGATGCCTGGAGCCCCCTCCTTTGCCCACCTGGCGTTGAAGCCCCTGCCGTGGCGGGCGCAGCCCTCCCAGTGGCAGCAGTACCCCGCGTCCTTCTCGGGTTTGACGTGGAAGTCGTTGACGTGGTCCACCAGGTCTTGCAGGAGGTCAAAGAACTGGTTGCACTGtgggcaggaggctgggggtgagGGGCCCCGGTGGGGTGGGcaccggggggtggggggggggccaggACACCCACCAgggccagcccctgcccctcaTTCCCCCCCCACCAGCTACCACCCATACCCCGTGCACAGCAGCATCAACATCTGGGGAGATGGCAATGGCCCTTTGCatgagcccccccagccccatatcaaccccccccagcatctctgcacagcccccagctccccatCAACCCCCCTCCAACCCTAAACTGTCCCTGCttgccacccccagccccacatccccccACAAGCCCCATAAAGCTCTGCCATGACCTTCCAGCCCCatgtcccctccccagccccaaaaTGCCCCTGTGTGCCCCCATGCCCCCCCGTACCCTCACAATACCCTTGTATAGTCTCCCAGCCCTTTAtcaccacccccagccccataaaGCATCTGCATGACTCCCCGAGCCCCATATCAAACCCCCAGCCCCCCTACATGGCCCCCAGCTCCCCATCACCCCTACTCTAGCCCTCAGGTGTCCCCatttgcccccccccagcctcatatctcccccccccaagccccatAGAACTCTGCCACCGCCTTCCAGCCCCccaccctctccccagccccaaaaTGCCCCTGTGTGgccccccactcccaccccccccttcATCCTCGCAATGCCCCTGCGTGGTCTCCCAGCCCCCCATCATCACTCCCGGCCCCACAAAGCTTCCACATgtgcccctcccagccccataacccccccccccatcgcCCCACCCCATCTCTCCCCACTGACCTTGGACCAGCGGCAGACGAGCTGCTTGGGCAGGGGCAACTCGGGGGGGAGGCGTTTCTCCTTGCTGGGGGGCAGGAAGGCGGTGGGGGGCAGGTGCagggccccccccgcccccagggGCAGGAAGAACtggaaggagctggggaggccGTCGATGTAGCGCAGGGACTGGAAATCCTGGAGCAGAGCCCcgtggggggtggtggggaacAGGGCCAAGCTGGATGGAGACCCCCAGAACCCCCATAGCCCCcaaaagacacccccccccccccagagacaccccccccagggaGCCACCCTGGGGAAGCCGCTGGGGTCGGGGCacacacgggggggggggggggcgggcaggacATTGACCCCAGGGTGTGTGTACACGCTGGGGGGGGGCCATgtcaccagcagcaccaggcaCGCTGCCGAGGTCAGGAGCACCGTCCCGGGCACAGTCCCCATTGCTGGGGACACCTCgtggggcgggaggggggaggaaCACGGCCATACTTACGTGGGGGGTGAGGGGGCCGGGCAGGTCCCCGCTGCCCTGGCGCTCGGGGGAGAGCGAGGCGCTGCCAGCCGGAGACTCCCCACCGGAGCGGGGCGAGAGGCTGAGGTCCACCACCGGCACGGCGGCGAAGCGCCCGTCCCGCGGTTCCACCAGCCTGGAGTGTGCCAGGAGGCCGGGGGATGGCGAGGCTGGCACGGCCCGGCggcccccccggctcccccctcGGCCGTCCCCGGCCGGCGGGGTATCCGGGCGCTGGGACCCGCGGGGTCGGGGGCCGAGGGGACCCCGCTTCTCCCGGGCGGCTCGCAGCTTGGAGATGCTCAGCTTGAGGTCCAGCGGCTCCTCCAGCGAATGCATGGTGCCGGGGCGGGCGCTGTGGGGGACACGTGGGGGTCAccgtggggatgggggggcaccGGTGCCACCCGAAGCATcgccccagcccggccccgcggcgATGCCCGTCTCCGCTCCAAGCCGGAGGCCGAGCGGGTGCCGGCGGCCGCGGTGCTGGCGCGGGGACCGTGCCGTCCCTTTCGGCCACTCTGCCGCGGCCCCCTCCCGCAGCGGGCAAAGGGCAGGGCACGGCACCGGCGGCCCCCCCACCGGCCCCTCGGTGTCCCCAGCCCATCCTCTCCATGTCGCCAACCCCCGGGGCCGGCACAGCCTCTTGGCCGGTCACCAAAACCTCGCCCGGGGATTGCCAAATCCCCCCGGAGGCACCCGCTGCCCCGGAGCTGCGGCGTGCCCCTTCTGCCTCCCCCTGTCCATCTGTCCGGCTGGCCGGCCGGCCGTCCCCGCGGGCCTGCCCCAGCGAGGCCTTTCCCAGCGGCAGAGGAGGGCGGTGGCGGCCACCAGCCCGGCGGTGACCCGGGCGGCCGAGCCCGCTGGCCCCAGCCCCGGAGGCGGCAAAACTTCCTCCCCCGCCGGGGCCCCTTCCCCGCCGGCCAAcgccggggccgggcaggggctgcctgccGCACGGCACGGcgtggcacggcacggcacaaCATGGCACAGCACGACGCGGcatggcagggctgctgcctgcaagcACCCTCCGCTTCCCAGGACGTGGTGGGGGGACCCCGACCCCCCCATGCCACTGTCTCCAGGGTGACAGCTCCACAGTGCCAGGCCATCCCACGTCcccccccctaaaaaaaaacctgccaccCCCACGGCTCGACCACCGCACATCCGGCAGGCAGCTGAGAACGGGCAGCTCAGCGCAGGAGTGAGCGCCTGAGCCCGACCCCTGGCAGCGCCGATCCGGTCCCCTgactgtgccccccccccgcacccccctcCGGCCACCCGCATCGCCCCAGGGCAGGGTGGGGGCGGCCGAGGGGccctatgggggggggggcacggcgcACCCAGCACACGTGGCAgcgggtgtcccccccccccccatccccaccccaccccgccccggggggcccggcccccgccctgccccgccggcgGGGCCCCCCTGCGCTGGCGGGGGTCCAGCCCGGCTCAGACGCTGAGGAATGCGGAGGAGCCGCGGGGGGCGTGGGGcccggccggcggggcgggggacCCCCCGCCTgcacccccccaccaccaccacagcagCCGTGCCCCCGTCCTGGCCGTGGGGCCGGCCCCATGGGGGGTCCCTGTCCCAAGCTCCATGGTGGGAGGAGCTGCCCCATAGCAGGCTGCCCTCCCCTGcagggggggacacacacatcCCCCTGAGCCCCTCATGGCCGTGGGGCCTGCCCCACAGCGGGGTCCCTCCTCTCCAGTGAGGGGCTCCCTGCCTGAGCCTCCATCTCCGCCCATAGGTGTGGGGCCTGCCCCATAGCAGGGTCCCATCCCTTGTGGCAGAGCCCCCACGGCCACGGGGCCTGCCCCACGGCGGGGTCCCTTCCTCCAGGGGGTCCTCACCCCACGCCCCACAGCAGGGCCTGCCTCACGGGGGGTCCCCGCCCCAAGCCCCTCATGGGGCGCCAGCCACCCCCCGTGTGCCCCGCAGCCTGGTGGCACAGCTCAAGGACCGATGGACGGATGCGGCGGGGGCAGGACCCCCTAGCTGGGATGTCGGAGCGGGACCCTCAGCCGAGGAAGCGGGACAGCGACagccccccagacccccccagagATGGGGGTCCCGCAGGGGGGCCGGGCAAGGCGTCGGGGCTGGTCCCACCGTGGTGgccatgtccccacatccccagggTATAGAGATTGGGGGGTCCCGGGGCGGGCGGTGCCGGGTGGGGGGACCACGGCCTGCCCCGGGCGGGGCGGGTGGGAAAGGGGCCTCCAGCCGCTGACGCCACGGCTCCCAGCGcggccgcgggcgggcgggcaggcagctgccaaaccacgcggccgccccgccgccggcgctCCTGGGAACCCGCTCGGAGCTGGGGTGCCACGGGGGGCCCCGccgggatggggacggggacgagTCCCGCCATGGCTTGGCCGGCCGCCCCAGCACCTGCGGCCCCTGCACGAggcccctgcctgctcctgcctgctcttccccccccccaacccccccaaaaggcCTCTCCTGCCCGCGCCAggcgctgccagccctgccccggcccaGCTTCCCCTCTGGCCGCCCGGcgagccccccctccccgccatcGCACCAGTTCAAACCAGTCCGGCGCGGCGCTGGGCCCAGGGGCTTCCCGGTCTGGGTGGGGGCCGCTGGGAAAGAGCCCGGGTGCCGGCGGAGCCCCCCCAGCTCCGCCGGCTGGGCTGGGGTCCCCTGGGCCCCCCACACTGGCCAGCCAGATGGCGTGGCTGGGGGACCCGGGGTGACCCCGGCGCAGCCGGAGGGGTGCCAGGTCTTTGGGCCACCCCGCTGCTGGCACGGCGGGGGTGTCGCATCCCCCCCACCGGCCCCAGCTATGGCACAAAAACCCACCAGGAATAGCGTGGGCAcgaggggccgggggggtgccGCGGGGCAGAGACTTCCCGGCGGCGCGGTGGGCTCGGGGATGGCGGCGGTGAGGGGTGCCAACGCCGGGCCCGCGCCGCCCCGAGAGGGGACGGTGACCCCAGGGCTTGGCGAGCCGGGAGCAGTGCCAGCGCtgcgggcgggcaggcagggctcAGTCGTCGTCCCCCCCGCGTCGCGGCGGCACGGCGCTGCTGGCActtggcagggctggcagcggcAGGCTGGCACCGCCGCGAAGGTCGGGCAGCCCCAGGAGCCCCCCGTGCCGGGGTGGCGCGGGTGGGTTGGCAGGATCTGGTCCCGCTTGCCCCGGTCTGCGCCGCCACCGCTGCCCGGGTCATTGTCCCCACGGCTGCTGGCAGGACACGGGCCACCGTGGGACCCGCCATCCCTTCTTGTCCCGCTGCGGACGGCGCTGGCACTGCCGCTCCTCACCGGAGCCCGCTAGTgactgccagggctgggggggttgggggggcacaTCCTGCTGGTGGCTCCAGATTGTCACcgtccccacccccccccccccagtgcccacGACGCCACACTGCCTGGGGTTATGGCAGCCCCCAAAGGTGTCCCCAGGAGTGGCCATGGCTCCGGTCCCCAAGCTGAGGCCGATGCCATGGTCACCCCTTGCCAGGCACGTGGTGGCCGTGGGGAcactggcgggggggggggggggggccgaggCCAGCCCACTCCCCGGGGAGCAGCCCCATGGCggtgccaccagcagcacacaCCCTGCCACCTCCGCCTGGGGACATGGCTGGACCGCGTGGGGACAAGAACAGGGCTGGTCCCCAGATGCCCAGCGGATCAGACCCTTGGGCTTGGCAGCAGCGGGGGCCCGGGTTGGGGGGAGGTGGTCACAGCAGGGTGACACAAAGAcacagggcaggggaggtggcCACTCGCAGAGGGGGTTTCTCCATGTGGGGCAGGGGATGAGCCCCTGGGGCAGGGCccggggacattggggacaaTTTGTGGCAGCCCTTGACCCCCGCTGCTGGCACCTCGAGGAGGGGGTCACCCCAGCTGGGCCCCCAAAACCCAGCTTGGCCACCCCACACCAAGGGACCGGCAGCTCCCCGTGTTggggaccggggcggggggggggacggacacacaCCGGACACCGGCGGCTGACGGGCGGTGGCACTGCCGGCATGGGGCcgtgatggggctgccctgcgacccccccccccccccggccaaaGCCACCCCTTCGCCCTCCCCACACGGTGGGGACACCGGTGGGTCCCCGGGGGTGGCCGCAGCTGGGCAGAGCCACCGAGCACgtccccgccgcagcccccgccccgcggccaAGGTCAGGACACCCGCCCCGGGTGCGGGAGGACAGCGGGTGACGGCCACCCCCCGGCACCcgctgggcgggggggggggggggtcccctctCTGCGCACCCCCccgtcccgccccccccccccccacctccacagGGAGCCCCGCgctcccgccgcctcccccctcaccccccccgtGCCCCGGGGCTGGAGCGGGGCCAcgttctccccccccccccgcaaccgcTCCCCACGGCGGAGGGGACTGCAGGTGCCAAGCCAagggacccccccgccccccccggggcagGCTGCCGGAGCTCCCCGCGGGGCGGAGAAGGGGCTTCCCGGGAGGATGTTTCCCCCCGCGCCCCGGGTAGCAGCATCCTCCTCTttacaccccccacccccccgccgcgggcgcggcggcggcggcgcgacAAAGCGCCGAGTCCCCGGTGCGCGATCGTACCTGCGGCGGGGGCTCagcgccggcggcgggcggggagcggggcggggagcggggcttGGCGGAGCGGGCCCCCCCGCTGCCGGGCCGCCGGGCCGCTCCGCCACatctgcaggggctgggggcgggggcggcggcggcggtggggctctgcccccccctccccggtcccccgggcggcggcggcggcggcggagggcggcggcggcggggcgggggctcTGCCCGCCGTGATTTATGGCCGCCCCGCACCgaccggcccggccccggctgcGGGCGGGAGCtgggcgggggccggggccggcccctccccgccgcggggggcaccggggggcacgggggggcaCGGCGGGGGGGAGCCCCGCCCCGTGGGGGGGCCGGGGACACACACGCACGGACACGCGGgaacacccccaccccaccccgctccccccgcgCAAGGTCACCCCGGCGCTGCGGCAAagccgagccccccccccccccccggctgtgtccgtgtcccccccccccggggacgtggcggggcggggggggggacacgacggacccccggcggcggcgcaggAAGCGGGGGGCGGCGCCCACCGGAGCGGCCTCCCCGCCCCGCACCGGGGCCGCTCGGGGACGGCGGGagttgggggttggggggggggtcacaccGAAGGGGGggatcccccccctccccgcaggagcggcgccgcccgcccgccgcgtGACGTCACAGAGCGCGCCTGGCGTCACGCCTGGCGGGGGCCTCCGCATGACGTCACCCCCGGGGGGGTTGTCCCGGGGCGCCGGGGCCGCGGCTCCTTCCGGCGGCAGGATGTGGCGGGGCCGGCCCGGATGCTGCAGCCctcaccgggggggggggaactccCTCCCCGGGGCCCGCgggtgggttgggggggacgacacactGGCCCacgcgggggggcgggggcacGCCCCACCTGTGGGGATTTTGCGGGGGGGACATAGCTGCTGTGTTCTCACCAGCCCCGCCACAAAAGGGGGGGAAcacggggaagggggggcagcaCTGGCCCACGCGGGTGGCCGAAGTCACACACCAcccgtggggggggggagctgctgTGTCCCCAGCAGTGACCTCCTCCTCCCTGGGCCGGTGGCTGCGGAGTAGCTGCCACCACGTTTGCAtcctttattctcttttttgaaggtttttttcccccaaaatgggaGGGGGGTGAACCCCCAtgtctctgcccccccccccaaaaaaaaaccaaaatggaaaTGGGCTGAGCTGCGTCTTGGGGGAGCGTGAGTGAGGGGTGGAGGGGCTTCAAGGCCACCCACGGCGGTCGTGGCCCCCTTGGGGACGGGGACACAGTGGTGACACGGTGGCTCGGTGTCCCCAGCCTGGCTTTCCCTTTGGGCCACCAGCACCCCGACACTGGGCGCCAACGtcaccccactccccccatcccaaAGTCCTCCCAGATGGGGGGCACgggccccccaccccagggacacGCGGGTCCCCTGGCACACacaggcaggaggcaggcagggacagcCACCAGCGCCGTTTTGGGGACCCCTCCAGCTGCTTGGCAGGGGTACGGAGTGGCAGGGGGTGATGGGGGGCCACGGCGGAGGGTGGGGGTCCCtttgcccccccctcccagctcaGGACCACGGCCGACTGCCGGCATGGAGCAGCTGGGCGATGCCGTGGCCTGGCCGGATCCCTGCCGGAGCGCTGGCTGCCAGCACCTGCTccctgggggggacacggcgGGGGGACACGGTAGGGGGACACGGGTGTCCCCCCGCCATGGGGGGACGCCCCAGCCCCCGGCGTCAAGGCCTCCCGCcgagggctgggcagggggccCACCgggacagggacaggcagggaccAGGCAGAACCAGTCCTGCCAGCTCCTGagcggggctgggctggggggggcagggggcgggggggtgtgcACCCACACTGCTCTGTGGGGCTGGATCCTGCCCACTCGGGGTGCCAGGCCAGCTCTGGGACCCTCCCCCCGTGCCCTCGGTGGCTCACCACGGCCCCACTCGGGTGGCCTCGGCTGGCCCTGGCCCCatgcaggcagtgctgggggggcttTGGGCACAGAGGGGGGATCAGCCAGCCCCCCCACAGGGCCTGGGGGTCCCTGAGGTCCCACAtggctcctgccagcccccacagcccctgccagccctgtgcccccccgCCCAACCCCAAAGCCCCCCGCTAGCTGTATGACCCCTgtcacccccaaacccctgagCCCCAAGGCTGCTGTGAGCCCCAcggcccctgccagcccccagctcccccatcagcccccaaagcccccccaccagcccccatggcccctgccagcccccccaaaGGCCCCGCCAACCCCCAAAGCCCCCTGCCAGCCACATCAGCCCTGTCACCCCCAAACCCCGGAGCCCCGTGGCAGCCCCAAGGCTGCTGTGAGCCCCAcggcccctgccagcccccaaAGCCTCTGGTGACCCCCCACTCTgccccccggcagccccctcccctgccacccGAGCACCCCTGTCCAGCAGGGCCAGGCTCTGTGGCACGCTGGGGGGCAGAGTCGGGGGCACagcaccctggggtggggggggagcgggggctgCCAGGCCCTGCTGGGGATAGGGTGGGCTGGGATCAGATGGGGTAGAACAGGATGGGACAGGGATAGGACAGGCcaggatgggatggggtgggacAAGATGGGATGGGGATAGGGCAGGacaggatgggatggggtgggacAAGATGGGATGGGGATAGGGCAGGACAGGATGGGGTAGGATAGGACAGGATTTTATGGGATATGCTGTGATGGGGATAGGGTGGGATAGGGtaggatgggatggggataGGAGAGGATTGGATGGGACAGAATGGATACGGGACAGGATGGATATAGGGCAGGATAGGATGGGACAGGATCGGATAAGGCTGGACAGGATGGAACAGGATGGGACAGGATCAGGTAAGGTTGGACAGGATGGAACAGGATGGCACGGGGACAGGATAAGATGGGATGGCAACAAGACAGATCAGGATAGGATGGGACAGGATGGCATGGGGACAGGAGATGATGGGATAGGATGGGATGGCAACAAGACAGGTTAGGACAGGGTGGGataggatgggatgggatggtaTGGGGATAGGGCAGAATGAGATGGGACAGGATGCGGATAAGGCAGGATAGGATGGGAACAGGACAGGGTGGGATGGGACAGGGTCAGATGAGGTTGGacaggatgggatgggatggggacagaatAGGATGGGATAGGATGGGATCAGAACAAGACAGGTCAGGATAGGATGTGATGGGGACAAGACAGGtcaggatgggatgggatgggatagGGATAGGgcaggatgggatgggatgaggTATGATGGGATGAGGATAGGATGTGATAGGTATGGGATGGGAACATGACAAGTTAGGgtaggataggataggatagggACAGGGCTGGATGCGGCCAGGATGGGGCCAGATGGTATAGGATGGGGTGGAATAGGGCTAGGACAGGATGGGTTGGGATGAGGTAGGATAGGATGAGGATAAGATGTGATAGgtgtgggatggggacaagacAGGTTAAGACAGGATAGGATAGGGTAGGGACAGGGCTGGATGGGATGGGGTCAGAACAGGATGGGataggatgggatggggacaagacAGGTCAGGATAGGATGGGATAGAGCTGGGataggatgggatgggatgaggTAGGAtaggatgggatggggaggggttGGAATGGAatggggacagggctggaaggaataggatggggatgggatgggatggggatcGGATGGGGACAAGACAGGTCAGGATAGGATGGGATAGGGTGGGATAGGGCTGGGACGGGATGGGATGAGGTAGGATAGGGTGAGGagggggatgggatgggatggggatcGGATGGGGACAAGACAGGCCAGGATAGGATGGGATAGGGTGGGATAGGGCTGGGACGGGATGGGATGAGGTAGGATAGGGTGAGGagggggatgggatgggatggggatcGGATGGGGACAAGACAGGCCAGGATAGGATGGGATAGGGTGGGATAGGGCTGGGACGGGATGGGATGAGGTAGGATAGggtgaggatggggatgggatggggacaagacAGGTCAGGATaggatgggatggggtgggataGGGCTGGGACGGGATGGGATGAGGTAGGATAGGGTGAGGATGGGAAAAAGACAGGTCAGGATaggatgggatggggtgggatgggatggaaTGGGGACAGGGCcggctgggatggggacaggtCAGGATGGGATAGGATGGGACAGGGACAAGACAGGCCAGGATAGGGTGGGATAGGGCCAGGACAGGACGGGATGGGGTCAGGCCAGGATGGGACGGGACGGGATGGGGACAAGACGGGTGAGGATAGGATGGgacgggacggggacggggacgggccAGGACGGGACGGGGACAAGACGGGTCAGGACGGGatcggggggggggacacagcagcccccccctccccccgcgcGGGGGGTGGTGCCGGGGATcgctccctctcccttcccccctccccgcgccgtCCTTTGTTTACATGGGCCGGTGGCTGGCGGAGGCGGCGccgccgggggcgggcggggggaggcggcgggcgggcgggcgggagccGCCGCGCTCGCACCAGCTGTTTCCCGCCTTGAGCCGCAGGCAGAGGCcgccggagccggagccggagccggagccggagccgggccCGGCCGCTCCCCCCCCGCGCCTCCCCGGCATGGAGTACTTCATGGTGCCGGCCCAGAAGGTGCCCTCCCTGCAGCACTTCAGGAAATCCGAGAAGGAGGTCATCGGCGGGCTCTGCAGGTGGGGGCGCGGGGGGAACCCCGgctttgggggaaaaagcaaagaaaaaataaattgcgTTTttagggtggggttttttttggggggggggacacgactgatggcggggggggagaagcgCAGCGCGGCCGCCGCAGCCCCACCGCCCGCACGTGGTCCCGGCCGCGCACATGGGGCCGGGCGGCCACGCGTGGCCGGGAGGGGGGaggcgccgcccgcccgcttccccccccccatccgCCCCCCTTCCCCCgtgggggggtgtgggtgggtttttggaaggaggggggggtgtTTAAAGGAGTGGGGGGGGTCCGGCGGAGTGTgcgtggggggggtgtgtgtgtttactGCCGGGCCTGGCCGTGACTCTGCAGCCCTCCCGGAGGAGGCGGGTCGTGGCCGGGGCTGCCGGGACATGTAgtgcggggaggcggcggcacAA contains:
- the LOC138690381 gene encoding basic proline-rich protein-like; the encoded protein is MRRPPPGVTPGALCDVTRRAGGAAPAGRGGIPPFGVTPPPTPNSRRPRAAPVRGGEAAPVGAAPRFLRRRRGSVVSPPPPRHVPGGGGHGHSRGGGGGSALPQRRGDLARGERGGVGVFPRVRACVSPAPPRGGAPPRRAPPCPPVPPAAGRGRPRPPPSSRPQPGPGRSVRGGHKSRRAEPPPRRRRPPPPPPPPGGPGRGGQSPTAAAAPAPSPCRCGGAARRPGSGGARSAKPRSPPRSPPAAGAEPPPQVRSRTGDSALCRAAAAAPAAGGWGV
- the GLIS2 gene encoding zinc finger protein GLIS2, which gives rise to MHSLEEPLDLKLSISKLRAAREKRGPLGPRPRGSQRPDTPPAGDGRGGSRGGRRAVPASPSPGLLAHSRLVEPRDGRFAAVPVVDLSLSPRSGGESPAGSASLSPERQGSGDLPGPLTPHDFQSLRYIDGLPSSFQFFLPLGAGGALHLPPTAFLPPSKEKRLPPELPLPKQLVCRWSKCNQFFDLLQDLVDHVNDFHVKPEKDAGYCCHWEGCARHGRGFNARYKMLIHIRTHTNEKPHRCPTCNKSFSRLENLKIHNRSHTGEKPYICPYEGCNKRYSNSSDRFKHTRTHYVEKPYSCKMPGCHKRYTDPSSLRKHIKAHGHFVSPEHPEMLKVHPPPKTPLGSAEVPYVNGAQLVIPNPAALFAPPGLPALPIPLAPAPLDLSALGCGAAGALPGPVLPLNGGPLNLAKSPLLPSPFAAGLGLPVMSLLAGGAKAEGEKSSGAEGRLPKTGKGPESRKERCERTEPGRPRVPPESLALLPGAVLDLSAGGSPEALPPGWVLIPPGSLLLKPAAVN